The following proteins come from a genomic window of Actinomarinicola tropica:
- a CDS encoding TIGR03857 family LLM class F420-dependent oxidoreductase: MDRTLDEIGFYTLAGAPDSPADLFDEVREAERLGLGAVFISERFNSKEAVTLSGAAAACSERMRIITAATNHNTRHPVVTASYASTMHLLTGARFTLGIGRGIDPLFDAFGIPRITTAQMEEFASVMRRLWKGEAIVGYDGPLGTYPVLHLDRRFDLDIPLGLVAFGPQSLALGGRAFDDVVLHTFFTDETVERCVRTVKRAAEEAGRDPASVRVWTCFATIGDHIPEDLRLKKSVGRLATYLQGYGDLLVRTNGWDPAVLARFRADPLVQSIGGAVDAVATTAQLEHVAELLPDEWLAPSATGSPQQCGSAVQGQLDLGADAVIMHGATPAELAPIVAAYRDLSR, encoded by the coding sequence GTGGACCGGACCTTGGACGAGATCGGCTTCTACACCCTGGCCGGCGCGCCGGACTCGCCCGCCGACCTCTTCGACGAGGTCCGTGAGGCGGAGCGGCTCGGCCTCGGTGCGGTGTTCATCTCCGAGCGCTTCAACTCGAAGGAGGCGGTGACGCTCTCGGGAGCGGCGGCCGCGTGCTCCGAGCGGATGCGCATCATCACCGCCGCCACGAACCACAACACCCGCCACCCCGTCGTCACCGCCTCGTACGCCTCGACGATGCACCTGCTCACCGGCGCCCGGTTCACGCTCGGCATCGGTCGCGGCATCGACCCCCTCTTCGACGCCTTCGGCATCCCCCGGATCACGACGGCGCAGATGGAGGAGTTCGCGAGCGTCATGCGACGCCTCTGGAAGGGCGAGGCCATCGTCGGCTACGACGGCCCGCTCGGCACCTACCCGGTGCTGCACCTCGACCGCCGGTTCGACCTCGACATCCCGCTCGGTCTCGTCGCCTTCGGCCCCCAGAGCCTGGCCCTCGGCGGCCGGGCGTTCGACGACGTCGTCCTGCACACGTTCTTCACCGACGAGACGGTCGAGCGCTGCGTGCGCACGGTGAAGCGTGCCGCCGAGGAGGCCGGCAGGGATCCGGCGTCGGTGCGCGTGTGGACCTGCTTCGCGACGATCGGCGACCACATCCCCGAGGACCTGCGCCTGAAGAAGTCCGTCGGCCGGCTGGCCACCTACCTCCAGGGCTACGGCGATCTGCTCGTGCGCACGAACGGCTGGGACCCGGCGGTGCTGGCACGGTTCCGTGCCGACCCGCTCGTGCAGTCGATCGGAGGGGCGGTCGACGCGGTGGCCACGACCGCGCAGCTGGAGCACGTCGCGGAGCTGCTGCCCGACGAGTGGCTGGCGCCGTCGGCCACCGGGTCACCCCAGCAGTGCGGGTCCGCGGTGCAGGGCCAGCTCGACCTCGGTGCGGACGCGGTGATCATGCACGGCGCCACGCCCGCCGAGCTCGCGCCGATCGTCGCTGCGTACCGCGACCTCAGTCGCTGA
- a CDS encoding SRPBCC family protein encodes MNLTGRITDGDLVLRRELAAPIEDVWASVTESERLARWFGTWTGDPAEGHVTVTMNAEAEPGSPTRYDIHRCDRPHRLSVSATDEYGTWLLDLDLSHADGRTTLVLTQRDVAPSGAHEVGPGWEWYLDRLESAVEDVEPPTLEAFDQDYLPLGDLYRSMLSD; translated from the coding sequence ATGAACCTCACCGGCCGAATCACCGACGGGGACCTCGTGCTCCGACGCGAGCTCGCCGCCCCGATCGAGGACGTGTGGGCGAGCGTCACCGAGTCCGAGCGCCTCGCCCGCTGGTTCGGCACCTGGACGGGCGACCCCGCCGAGGGCCACGTCACGGTGACGATGAACGCCGAGGCCGAACCGGGCTCACCGACCCGCTACGACATCCACCGCTGCGACCGCCCGCACCGGCTGTCCGTCAGCGCCACCGACGAGTACGGCACGTGGCTGCTCGACCTCGACCTCTCCCACGCCGACGGTCGGACGACCCTCGTGCTGACCCAGCGTGACGTCGCCCCGTCGGGGGCCCACGAGGTCGGGCCCGGATGGGAGTGGTACCTCGATCGCCTGGAGTCGGCCGTGGAGGACGTGGAGCCGCCGACCCTCGAGGCGTTCGACCAGGACTACCTGCCGCTCGGCGACCTCTACCGGTCGATGCTCAGCGACTGA
- a CDS encoding ArsR/SmtB family transcription factor — translation MDVFAALADPIRRDILRRLARGPARVVDVAAEHPVSRPAISRHLRVLGDAGLVHATDHGRERHYALSTAPLTAVRDLLGELDGRRPPVTDQALDALATEVWRTGRDRRRTAPPDIATTDEEIA, via the coding sequence GTGGACGTGTTCGCGGCGCTGGCCGACCCGATCCGGCGCGACATCCTCCGGCGTCTCGCTCGCGGGCCGGCGCGCGTGGTCGACGTCGCCGCCGAGCACCCGGTCTCACGCCCCGCCATCAGTCGCCACCTCCGCGTCCTCGGCGATGCCGGACTGGTGCACGCCACCGACCACGGCCGGGAGCGCCACTACGCCCTCTCCACCGCGCCCCTCACCGCGGTGCGAGATCTGCTCGGCGAGCTCGATGGCCGGCGCCCACCCGTGACCGACCAGGCCCTGGACGCGCTCGCCACGGAGGTGTGGCGCACCGGACGCGACCGACGACGCACGGCACCACCCGACATCGCCACCACCGACGAGGAGATCGCATGA
- a CDS encoding HNH endonuclease signature motif containing protein yields the protein MREKVTEPVAEMAVERLEAEIVALAGRLSAGTYELLVLVGELDARGTWAAWGALSCAAWLAEVADIDIGTARTQVRVARALRHHAVLDAAMRAGEVSYAKARVLVPHVCDDNEEALVELAACTPAGRLGAAIAAWSRRHEDPDEIDRRHHTQRSLTWRTDPDGMVTLTARLTPQQAATVTAAIDHQVMTNHAPAGASLRQQRADALTDTVTHGGTVTAEVVIHIRGDQPTLLADGTPIADHAVAALLPDAFVSLLLCDTARHPIDASPRRRTPTRRQRRVLDQTHPECAHPGCRATHFLQYDHIQPYTHDGPTTLDNLQRLCGPHNRARARGRVDGTGP from the coding sequence ATGAGAGAGAAGGTCACCGAGCCGGTGGCGGAGATGGCAGTCGAGCGGCTCGAAGCCGAGATCGTCGCGTTGGCGGGCCGGCTGTCGGCGGGCACCTACGAGCTGTTGGTCCTCGTCGGCGAGCTCGACGCCCGTGGCACCTGGGCGGCGTGGGGTGCCCTGTCGTGTGCGGCGTGGCTCGCCGAGGTCGCCGACATCGACATCGGCACCGCCCGCACCCAGGTCCGCGTCGCCCGCGCCCTGCGACACCACGCCGTGTTGGACGCCGCGATGCGCGCCGGTGAGGTCTCCTACGCCAAGGCCCGCGTCCTGGTCCCCCACGTCTGCGACGACAACGAGGAGGCACTCGTGGAGCTCGCCGCCTGCACCCCGGCAGGTCGGTTGGGCGCAGCGATCGCCGCCTGGTCACGCCGCCACGAGGACCCCGACGAGATCGACCGACGCCACCACACCCAACGATCCCTCACGTGGCGCACCGACCCCGACGGCATGGTCACCCTCACCGCCCGACTCACCCCCCAACAAGCCGCCACCGTCACCGCCGCGATCGACCACCAGGTCATGACCAACCACGCGCCCGCGGGCGCGTCGCTGCGCCAACAACGCGCCGACGCCCTCACCGACACCGTCACACACGGCGGGACCGTCACCGCCGAGGTCGTCATCCACATCCGCGGCGACCAACCCACCCTCCTCGCCGACGGCACCCCCATCGCCGACCACGCCGTCGCCGCGCTCCTCCCCGACGCGTTCGTCTCCCTCCTGCTCTGCGACACCGCCCGCCACCCCATCGACGCCAGCCCCCGCCGACGCACCCCCACCCGCCGCCAACGCCGCGTCCTCGACCAGACCCACCCCGAATGCGCCCACCCCGGCTGCAGAGCTACCCACTTCCTCCAGTACGACCACATCCAGCCCTACACCCACGACGGCCCCACCACCCTCGACAACCTCCAACGCCTCTGCGGACCCCACAACCGCGCCCGCGCCCGCGGGCGCGTCGACGGGACGGGCCCGTGA
- a CDS encoding helix-turn-helix transcriptional regulator, whose amino-acid sequence MSGSTATDQHLRDLALLRRARDRMDREYTEPLDVESLARGVHMSAGHFSRAFKRAYGESPYSYLMTRRIERAMVLLRRGDMSVTDVCFAVGCSSLGTFSTRFTELVGVPPSTYRQRADTTEGIPGCVAQQVTRPVRIREAPVAARP is encoded by the coding sequence GTGAGCGGGAGCACGGCGACGGACCAGCACCTGCGCGACCTCGCGCTCCTCCGGAGGGCGCGCGACCGCATGGACCGCGAGTACACCGAGCCGCTCGACGTGGAGTCGCTCGCCCGGGGCGTCCACATGTCCGCCGGGCACTTCAGCCGGGCGTTCAAGCGTGCCTACGGCGAGTCCCCCTACAGCTACCTGATGACGCGCCGCATCGAGCGCGCGATGGTGCTCCTGCGGCGCGGCGACATGAGCGTCACCGACGTCTGCTTCGCGGTGGGCTGCTCGTCGCTCGGCACCTTCAGCACGCGGTTCACCGAGCTCGTCGGTGTGCCGCCGAGCACCTACCGGCAGCGGGCCGACACCACCGAGGGCATCCCCGGCTGCGTCGCCCAGCAGGTGACGCGACCGGTCAGGATTCGAGAAGCGCCCGTGGCGGCGCGTCCTTAG
- a CDS encoding VOC family protein, protein MDITIHSTLLPHTDPDASLGFYRDVLGFEVRNDVGYETMRWITVGPPGQPETNIVLSPPAADPGITDEERRTIAEMMAKGTYGFIVLATPDLDATFEAIQAHDVEVVQEPIEQDYGVRDCAVRDPAGNMVRIQERH, encoded by the coding sequence ATGGACATCACCATCCACAGCACCCTCCTCCCGCACACCGATCCCGACGCCTCGCTCGGCTTCTACCGGGACGTCCTCGGCTTCGAGGTCCGCAACGACGTCGGCTACGAGACCATGCGGTGGATCACCGTCGGCCCGCCGGGCCAGCCCGAGACCAACATCGTGCTCAGCCCGCCGGCGGCCGACCCGGGCATCACCGACGAGGAGCGCCGCACGATCGCCGAGATGATGGCGAAGGGCACCTACGGGTTCATCGTCCTCGCCACGCCTGACCTCGACGCCACGTTCGAGGCGATCCAGGCGCACGACGTCGAGGTCGTGCAGGAGCCCATCGAGCAGGACTACGGCGTGCGCGACTGCGCCGTCCGCGACCCCGCCGGGAACATGGTCCGCATCCAGGAGAGGCACTGA